The following nucleotide sequence is from Psilocybe cubensis strain MGC-MH-2018 chromosome 13, whole genome shotgun sequence.
AACTAGATCGGCGAATTCTGGAATGTAGTCCGAAATGGGAGTTTCAAGTGTAACTAGGCCCCTTTCAACCAGTTGAAGAGCTGCAAGCTGCGAACCCGAGCGTTAGTGACATCCGGCGGTATAAATGGCAGAATAACCAACGTGAGTAATTATCTTCCCTTGACCACATAACGCAAAAGTGCTATCTTCATTGATCAAGCCACTCGCAGGGTCATTGACGATGTTGTATCCGCTGGGCTTCAGATAAATCTCCTCAGTGGCAGAAGTTGCACCGAACAGAAATCCGGGGATCCTCTTGTTCCTGGAAATCTCAGCCTGGAAACAAGACAGTGTTAAGGAATTTGGGTACAGAATGAGGGGTAGAATGTAATACCACCAAGTTGTCCATAGCCCCTTTTCCAGTCTTTGTTAGAACGACCATCTTGAATACATGTACGAGCGCAAAAGTTCTTGGAGGGCAGGAGCGATAAGCGgaatttttttaaaaagcTCTAGTAAGCAGAGGTCATCTGCGCTATTATTGTATCGAGCGTGCCCAACCGGTATGTTCTCAGTAGGGCAGCCCATCCGATTTCCGAGTCCCCTCCGTGAGATACATCATTCAGAAGTCGGTGTCGGTATTGTTTTGCGGTAGTAGACCCTCAGAACTAATTCCTCACAGTCAAGGACAGAGTCGAGGGTGTTAAGAATCtcagaaaatgaaagaagataACTTCAAGAGTCTTTCGAACTGAATTCCAAGATCTAAAGGCGAgttggaagaaagagagtACGACAGCATGTCTGACTCCCGAGTCCCCCGAAAGTAATGTTTGTGGCACGTGACATGCTACATCAGCGTGATTATCCTCCGGAGATTCCCACGAACGAACAGTGGCGTATACGGCAGCGGATGGATGAATTCGTGCAACGACTCCGAATCGAACCTGAATGGAACCTTCCCTTGGTCCTCATCCCATCTTAATCCATTGATGACCGACGTCTAAAACCCTCACTTATATATACCGAACGGGACATGTTCAATCATGGTACCGTATTCTACTAGTGCTAATCTCAATCATGATGCCTACTGTATGCTTGTCTCTGGCATGAGACAGTTGAAACAATCGGGTTCCCGATATTATGGACTCACCAATGAATACAAGTACGTATGCTCTGAGGGGACCATGATAACGTTAGCGCGATAGGCAAATTCCCCGCCTAATGTGCCCCTGATCTAGTTATAATGCTTTTCTATCGGCGGCTCTTTGAGGTCAATTCACTATCATCTGTCGACTAGGGTTTTGTGCTATCCAATTCGGAGTACTGTCTCTCTTCTTTTGCACACTCAACACTACACACAACTACCTAGATTTGGGTCTTTCATTTAACATCAGCGAGAATGGAACAAGTTTCTGTGTTCTGGTTCGTCTGGGTAGCAAAAGCGGTTTCCTGTGGGTTGAATTTGCCTGGTCTTCCATAAATTACGCGTTTGACTGAAGAGGACTCAGATGGGGCAGTTGTTTTTCAAGTTCTTGAATTATTCGACAACTTTATCGATGAAGTGGAATATATATGGAGGTACGAAACTAGATCTCCAATTTCATTTCACTTCGTCGCGTTAACTTCTATACTTTAAAGAGGACGTTTTCGCTTGATATCTTGTCTGTATTTTTTTTCACGCTACGTTCCGCTGATTGCGCAAATGTAAGGCTCTTCTGTACCATTGCGATAGCGATTACCTCTGAAGGACTGCACTGGTTCAGCGTCAATATCGTCATTTCCCAAAAAGCATACGCCACACCGACTCATCGAATGTGTATGGCGAGCAATACACTCAAAGGTGCTTCATCACAGCTCACGGCCACTTGCGTCGAGGCCATCCAAATGATTCGTGGTAAGCTCGTCTCATCACCCAACTGGGGAAGCGTCTTCTCAATGCTCCAAAGTCCATGCGCTATATAATCGCAGCCATCGTTCAGGAAAAGTTCTCCTATGCGTCTTCGTGATTGGGACGGCACTTGAAGTAGCAGGCACTGTAGCAACCATTGCGAGCCTAAAGCCTGGTGTATCGGGGAACCTTTGCCTTCCGAGCCGCTGTTCTGTCTGGTCAATCTCCCTTTTTACGTGAGTGTTATTGATCTCCGATAAGgttttctctgtttttcCAATTCGTTTCTCATTGCCATTTCAACCAAAGCGCTGGATTTGCACTGATACAGGGCTGTCTTTTATTTATGACTTTTTCAAGAGTCGTGTTCACCCGTCACTGCTCGTGGATAGTAAAGACACCCGTCATCTCTGTCGTTCTCCGCGATGGCGTTGGCTTTTTTGTTATCATTTCCGGTCTGTCTTTCTAGTCCACAGCATCATTTTCACCCTAAACTCAAGAGGATTGTACAGCGGTAATAGCGAGCATTACCGGGTTTGAACTTGTTCGTGGGTTGAATCAACATCAATTTGTGTGGAATCTAGCATTTTCGTAAGTGGATTTTTTTCCTAATCCTCCACAGGCGCACAAACATATTTAACCCCGGCGTCTATCAGGTGGTATATATGTATCCTTTCGGTTGCAGTGCGTTTGTTTCGTTTTTTGTGTTGGAAAATTGGCTGACAGTGTAAATCATTTTGTAGGGGTGTCGGATGATCTTGAGTATACGAAAGCTGGGGACCCCATCCCACTCACGCAATCGACATGTTGCGCAAGACTCTTCATTAGTCCAGTTCTCCACCATTATAGATTTAAGCGAGTTTACTATCTCTGAGATGCCAGCATAGATATTTAACGTAAAACCCATTTAAATGCGGTATTCATCCTTGTTCAAGTACAGATGGATATCATGCAATTCGATCGATAACCTGTCTACAGCTATGTACTGTTATAATACAACCAAATGTCCAACCTCGTTATGAAGCTGAACCCACAAAAGCGACTGCGAGACAATTCAAATCAATTAATGCAAACCAAACTTTCCCAAGTTAGCAAGAGATCCATTTCCTATCGTGGCTCGGTACCGTGAAAGATCCATTAGCGAATGCTCAAAATGCCCTCCTTGGTCGAATTCGGTCGACCCCCGCCAAGCTCGTCTCCAACCCCCAaagttttcttcttcttcgtagTCTCGCTCGCGATTTCCCAAATCCGCCAGAACTTGAGGTTTTCGTCACCAGCTCCGGTGCACACGACGTCGCCGGCTGGACCCACGCAGCTGAACAGAACTCTGGAATCGTGCGCATCGCGAATCTCGGCGACGCGTTCCATGCTAGGGTATGCGTGCACCATGATTGAATTGGTGGGATATCCGTGAGTGGTGAGAATCTCCTTTTTGTGAGGAGCCCATTGAATAGAGGTGATCTGAGACGGAGTACGTAAAGTGTGCAGACGGGCGCCGGTGGTGCTGTTCCAGACGTTGATAGTCGCGTCGTTGGTGCCTCCTCCAGAGGCGAGCAGCGAAGGCTGCCATGGACACCATGCAATAGCCTATTTATACCAAAGTTCCACCAGTCTGTGACAAAACTatgaaatttcaaagggAACAAACCTTAACGGCGGCAGTATGGTTCCTCTTCGTCCATTTGGCACTTCCTCGCGCACCTTCAGCAACGTCACCGACTCTACCGTCCCAAATGTTGACAACGTTGTCGTTTCCACCGCTAGCAAGAAGTTCGCCGTCCGATCGCCATTTGAGGCCACAAACCTCTCCGGTATGGCCCAGGAGTTCCATGACTTTATGCCTCGGTACGCGCACGTCGTGATGCCAGATGCTACCATCTCCGCACCCTGAGCTCAAAATGTGTTGACTCCATGAAAGGGCCGCGACTTGTGCCTGGTGCCCACTCATCGTACGAAGCTTTTGACCTGTCTCCACGTCCCACAACTCAACGTCTCCATTCCCAACACCGACACCCAGGAAAGCACCATCGCCCGAGAAATCGACACAGGAGACGTAGGAGCCCTCAGAACACTCTCCTAGCTGGACGACTGCTCCGGTATCCGCCTTCCAAATGTAAGTAGAAGCCTCAAGAGCCACCGCCACTGCATTTTGGCAGGACCAGCtgagaaggttgaggtaGAAGTCATCGACCATTCCAGGCGCGTCGAGCACTCGTTCAGGTTGTGTGGGTATCTTGCGCGTCTTGTTCGAAACAGCACCTGTAGACGTCGCGATTGCACCTGGACGCTGTGCATAGAGTGGCTTAGCAAACTCCCTTTGTTGAGCAAGCGTTGTGTCGGAAGACGATGCGGATGGGGGTTGTTCGTGGTATCCCAAAATTCGACGGTTGAGTGGCATGCCAGTGGCAGCAGCCAGGCGGGCGGTGTGCCCTGGGGAGCTGTTCTGGGGGTTGAGGCTCATCTGCTCCATGGTTGCAGAGACAGCTGCAATGTCGGTTGCTTCGCGGTTTGTAATAAAGCGGTCACGCTTATCAGCTCCCGCGCGATTCTAAAAAGACCATTCAATCGCCATTAGAAAAAGTATGAATGGAATATGAGGACCCAAGACATACCACGGCAGGTGTTGATTTTGACCGTTTTACTTCAGGCTTTGGTGGTGGCACATAATCCCTAGTCACTACATCGAGCCGGCTCTCGACGCCACCCTTTCTAATGACACCTCCATTGGCCTGACGTTGGAAAGAATCCGAGTTGGGTATGCCACCCGATGTGATTCTCTTCACTGGGGAAGAGGGTCTCGATTTGGGTAGTGGCGCAATGAATGGATTCGTTGTATCAAAAGGACCTGTGGAGGATTTTGACTTTGTAGGTGCACCAGGTCGGGTGGTACGTTTAGTAGTGGAAGGTGCGAGTGAGATATTGTTAAGACCAGAGAGAATAGAGGGCGTCAAAGGCGTCTTCGCCTCTGAACGAGAGCGATGTCGTGAGGGTGTCTTTGGATTGTTCATTGTAATGTAGAAGTTAAGGTCAAATGTCAAGTCAATGTTGGAGTTTTGAGAACGAGTCAAAACTTGAACGCGTTTTCAACCTGTCACGTGATGGGCAATCCAAGATTCCAACTTGCAATCACGGGGCCGCGTTCTATGTCTTTGACTGGTTTTTTTCTACTCAAACGCGTACATCACACGTTGACTCAGGATGTAAAATTCTTGCATCATTCCATGTCACCTACAACAGTCATATCGTCTACACCAACGTCAACTTTGATATACAGATCCCTGCGGCGTTGCCAGACATATCGACGAATCTTCAACACTGTCAAAGTCTCCAGCAGTGGACATCATTTCCACTTGACTATCCTCCAGACCCCGACGCGCCAGACGACTCCTATAAAGCTTTCTCATATTCAGAGATAGACGACAACCCTGTTAATCTTTTTAGGAGAACCAAAAATCAGGGGGCTTGGATCGACGACTCACCGCTATGGACAACATGGCAAGATACCATCTGTCTTTTATGTTACTGCAGAAACCTCGGATGAAAACTGTGAGTAACTTACGCAAATCCAGCCTGCCTCGCTCCCATTCCAACATCGTGAAATGACTCGTAGATCAGCACGAGTCCAAGAATCCCTATATACTAATATAAGTGTGATGCATGCCAGCAAGCAAGATTTCGACCTACCAAGTATCAACAAGAAGGTGGCTACCCCATCACGCAACATCAGGGAGGTTAAAGGAGTCCTGTTGGTCCATCCAACTCTCCCCTGAAAGATAAATTTTGCCAGTGTCCCGAAAAAAATGGTAAGTTGACAGAAACCCGCACCGATGCTAATCATAAATGAGTTTTATCATGAAAATGCATACAGCGGCGACGAGAATATTACCCGTATATGACGAGAGCTCTCTTTTTTGACTCTGGCATGATACAACTTGTTGCATTTATGAATCTGTCAAGATTGATACATGCTGCATAAATTTCTAGAGCTGTTGACCCAAGAAATACTAGCGTAAGAACACGTCTTGCTTTATAACTCCCGTTGTATAGAGCATAAACTGcacaaagtcaaaaatcaattttatttattttcCTGCAAGCTAGTCGACTGACCTCTGATAAGCATGATCACCTCCACTGTTGAGAGAGCAATCTGCAAAATTATAACTTTGTAGATGAATATAGTCGGACAAATAGATGAAATTGTCCGCCTCAGCATTATTGATGTATACTCCAGCGAAAGAATTTGGTTGCCGCTGCGCTCATTGTGTACATCAGTCAGATGGAGACAAGGGGATAACGCTAAGCGCTCACACTTGTCCAGCCAATAGCAAGTAGCGGGAGCAATAATACAGCACTTTTAGTAAGCTCGTTTTCCCTCTAAAAGATCCAAAAGGCATGAGAAAACTAAACCACATGTCCAGTAGACAAAAACTACTTACCCCCACATATAGTCCACCTCATCCGAGAGACATGTCATCAGCTCCCATATCTGCGCAGCTAGCGCTCCAACTAGGTGCAACAATATCATTTTCGAATCCTTCGAGCTCAGAGACTAGCAGAAGGTTTTTTCTTACATGAGACGAAACTGAATCCTTGTGTAGCCAGGCTATCTCGGTGATAGTTGAGATCAACTGTACT
It contains:
- a CDS encoding WD repeat-containing protein slp1; this encodes MNNPKTPSRHRSRSEAKTPLTPSILSGLNNISLAPSTTKRTTRPGAPTKSKSSTGPFDTTNPFIAPLPKSRPSSPVKRITSGGIPNSDSFQRQANGGVIRKGGVESRLDVVTRDYVPPPKPEVKRSKSTPAVNRAGADKRDRFITNREATDIAAVSATMEQMSLNPQNSSPGHTARLAAATGMPLNRRILGYHEQPPSASSSDTTLAQQREFAKPLYAQRPGAIATSTGAVSNKTRKIPTQPERVLDAPGMVDDFYLNLLSWSCQNAVAVALEASTYIWKADTGAVVQLGECSEGSYVSCVDFSGDGAFLGVGVGNGDVELWDVETGQKLRTMSGHQAQVAALSWSQHILSSGCGDGSIWHHDVRVPRHKVMELLGHTGEVCGLKWRSDGELLASGGNDNVVNIWDGRVGDVAEGARGSAKWTKRNHTAAVKAIAWCPWQPSLLASGGGTNDATINVWNSTTGARLHTLRTPSQITSIQWAPHKKEILTTHGYPTNSIMVHAYPSMERVAEIRDAHDSRVLFSCVGPAGDVVCTGAGDENLKFWRIWEIASETTKKKKTLGVGDELGGGRPNSTKEGILSIR